The DNA region GCTCCCCTGGTCACCGGACCGCGCGAGATGGCCCTGCTCTCCTTCCACGACGCCCGCGAACGGCCCGAGGACGCCCGCTACGAGGACGAGCCCATGGGCTATGTGCTGGTCGTGCTGCGCCACCGGGGGCGGGTGCTGATGGTCTACGAGCGGGAGCGCGAGTGCTGGGAGCTGCCCGGCGGCGGCATCGAGCCCGGCGAGACGCCGCGCGACGCGGCCGTAAGGGAACTGCGGGAGGAGACGGGCCAGTTGCTGGAGCCGGAGGCACTGCGGTTCGTCGGCCGTACGTGTACGTCGCTGGGCGCGTCCCGTCGGGTCCTCTACGGCGGCGTGTTCGCGGCGGAAACCGACAGCCCGCGTGTCTTCGCGCCCAACAGCGAGGTCTCGGCGGTGCATTGGCGGCAGGGCGTGGAGCCGCTGCCGGGCGGCGGCATGGTGCAGACGGTCGACGAGTACATCGTGGAGCTGTGCGGGGAGTGAGCGCCCGGCCCGGTCACCCGCTCCCCCGGGCCGGTGCCCCCGTCACTCCGTGACCCTCAACTCCTCGATGCCCACGGGCTTTTCGGCGTCCTTCGCCGTCACCGAGACCCTCACGTGGCGGAACGGCCTGCGGTCGTCGGCGGGACGCCAGTGCCTGCCGTCCTGGGACACCTCGATGCGGTGGCTCGCGGGCTTCCCGTACCACTGCGGGTCGATGTCGCCGCCCTCGACGGTGCGTGAGAGGCGCACGGTGAGCGATCCCTTCCTGCCGTCGGGCGCCCACGACGTCGCCGAGTTGCCGTCGACGGCGGCGCCCGCGTACATGCCGGAATCCTCGGAGTCGGCCTTGGCGATGCGGCACCGCGCCAGGTTCCGCGTCGGCTCCAGATCGGGGCGGCGGGTCTTGAGCACTGCGGGCGCCTCACGGCTGACGACCTGCTCGCCCTGCGGCGTCTCCAGCGTGAAGGGCTCGCCGCTGGTGAGCCGGACCGTGGTCCGCTCGGAGCGCGACTCGACGTCGTACGTACGGCCTTGCCAGCGCTGGCCCTTGAGCGTGACGCCATGGGCGAGCTGTGGCGGCAGCATCGGGTCGAGCCTCAGCTTCCCCTCGCGCAGCCGCTGACCGGTCAGGCCGTGGGTGAAGACCTGGAGGAAGCCGCCCTTGCCGGTGACGAAGTCCTGCGCGGGCTGCCCGGAGTGCGGGTCGCCCGCACCGGCCTTGGTGCCTCGTGCCTCGGAGAACAGCGCGAACGGGCTGCGCATG from Streptomyces marispadix includes:
- a CDS encoding NUDIX hydrolase, translated to MTDRRPQPAPLVTGPREMALLSFHDARERPEDARYEDEPMGYVLVVLRHRGRVLMVYERERECWELPGGGIEPGETPRDAAVRELREETGQLLEPEALRFVGRTCTSLGASRRVLYGGVFAAETDSPRVFAPNSEVSAVHWRQGVEPLPGGGMVQTVDEYIVELCGE